Proteins encoded by one window of Desulfovibrio ferrophilus:
- a CDS encoding class I SAM-dependent methyltransferase: MHVDKHTMVPPEDLNIQFGGGDFLAVGREMFQFFRDKFDLQPQHKVLDVGCGAGRVAIGLTDYLEPPGEYHGFDTYPFGIEWCNERIAPHYPHFHFSISDVHNSTYNPFAQTKASEYVFPFEDDLFDVVVLRSVFTHMFPDDMLNYSSEIARVMRPGGHALITFFLLNEDSQAQQKRSGKGPAFQKFGLFYTENTEDPLDCVGYDEEFTRKMFAGCGLDISEVMYGSWCGRDGENMQDYVLLKKVLPL, from the coding sequence ATGCACGTCGACAAGCACACCATGGTCCCCCCCGAGGACCTGAATATCCAATTCGGTGGCGGCGACTTTCTGGCCGTGGGGCGCGAGATGTTCCAATTCTTCAGGGACAAATTCGATTTGCAGCCCCAGCACAAGGTTCTGGACGTGGGCTGCGGAGCCGGGCGCGTTGCCATAGGCCTGACGGACTATCTGGAACCTCCGGGCGAGTATCACGGGTTCGACACCTATCCCTTTGGTATTGAGTGGTGCAATGAGCGTATCGCCCCACACTATCCGCATTTCCATTTCAGCATCAGCGACGTGCACAACAGCACATACAACCCCTTCGCGCAGACCAAGGCTTCGGAATACGTCTTCCCCTTTGAGGATGACCTGTTCGATGTGGTGGTGCTGCGGTCGGTGTTCACACACATGTTCCCGGATGACATGCTCAACTATAGCTCAGAGATCGCCCGTGTCATGCGCCCAGGTGGTCACGCCCTGATCACCTTCTTTCTGCTGAATGAAGATTCACAGGCCCAGCAAAAACGCTCAGGCAAGGGACCAGCCTTCCAAAAATTCGGTCTGTTTTATACCGAAAACACAGAAGACCCACTGGATTGCGTGGGCTATGACGAAGAATTCACGCGCAAAATGTTTGCGGGCTGCGGCCTTGATATCAGTGAAGTCATGTACGGAAGTTGGTGCGGGCGCGATGGCGAGAATATGCAGGACTATGTGCTGCTAAAAAAAGTATTGCCGCTGTGA
- a CDS encoding Ni/Fe hydrogenase subunit alpha, producing the protein MSAKKATAKTKKAAPKAAPVMGKRVEVKHISRVEGHGNIVVEIDAKNKVKACRWEVPEAPRFFEAMILGKSYTQIHQIVSRICGICSIGHQLCSIQATEDAMGIMVSDQTVRLRKLALHGENLQSHLLHVAYLALPDLMGVGSVIPLAQTHKKELLTLIGLHRMANEFSRATTGRTTHPQRLVPGGFTKVPTEAELRDMKKMLEDSIPGLEAASDLFASVVDKLPNFTRETEYVGLVSPAEYAMYWGEVGSTMDQARPAIYYKDITNEYMVPQSTAKWTKNKGESLMVGALARFNLNHKRLSPLAKGIARKLGLKAPCHNPYYNNLAQLVECAHSVEDSIRLIDEMLNSGIKSETEPKITPRAGKGVGAVEVPRGILFHAYEYDDRGRILNADCVIPTNQNHANIQKDFEALVPTLVDEDEATIELKTSMLVRAYDPCISCSTHFVDMTSAREERRLVKFVRVDD; encoded by the coding sequence ATGAGCGCCAAAAAAGCCACCGCCAAGACCAAGAAGGCCGCCCCCAAGGCAGCACCAGTCATGGGCAAGCGGGTCGAAGTCAAACATATCTCGCGAGTCGAGGGCCACGGCAATATCGTCGTGGAGATCGATGCCAAGAACAAGGTCAAGGCCTGCCGCTGGGAAGTCCCCGAGGCTCCGCGATTCTTCGAGGCCATGATCCTGGGGAAAAGTTATACCCAGATTCACCAGATCGTCTCGCGCATCTGCGGCATCTGCTCCATCGGTCATCAGCTGTGCTCCATCCAAGCCACTGAGGATGCCATGGGCATCATGGTCTCGGACCAGACCGTGCGCTTGCGCAAGCTGGCCCTGCACGGCGAGAACCTGCAAAGCCACCTGCTGCATGTGGCCTATCTGGCCCTGCCGGATCTGATGGGCGTGGGTTCCGTGATCCCTCTGGCTCAGACCCACAAAAAAGAATTATTGACCCTGATTGGCCTGCACCGCATGGCCAACGAGTTCTCCCGCGCCACCACAGGCCGCACCACCCACCCGCAGCGCCTGGTCCCCGGTGGATTCACCAAGGTACCCACCGAAGCCGAGCTGCGCGACATGAAGAAGATGCTCGAGGATTCCATCCCTGGGCTGGAAGCGGCCTCGGATCTGTTTGCCTCGGTGGTGGACAAACTGCCAAACTTCACGCGCGAGACCGAATACGTTGGGCTGGTGTCCCCGGCCGAATACGCCATGTATTGGGGAGAGGTGGGCTCCACCATGGATCAAGCCCGTCCCGCCATCTACTACAAAGACATCACCAACGAATACATGGTGCCACAGTCCACAGCAAAGTGGACCAAGAACAAAGGCGAATCGCTGATGGTGGGAGCCCTTGCGCGCTTTAACCTGAATCACAAGCGCCTGTCTCCTCTTGCCAAGGGCATCGCCCGCAAGCTGGGCCTCAAGGCTCCATGCCACAATCCTTATTACAACAATCTCGCTCAGTTGGTGGAATGCGCCCACTCGGTGGAAGATTCCATCCGCCTCATTGACGAAATGCTCAACTCGGGCATCAAGTCCGAAACCGAACCCAAAATCACCCCGCGGGCAGGCAAGGGCGTAGGTGCAGTGGAAGTCCCACGCGGCATTCTGTTCCACGCTTACGAGTATGACGACCGGGGCCGCATCCTGAACGCGGACTGTGTCATCCCCACCAACCAGAACCACGCCAATATCCAGAAAGATTTTGAAGCACTGGTTCCCACGCTGGTGGACGAAGACGAGGCCACCATCGAGCTGAAGACCAGTATGCTGGTCCGGGCCTACGACCCCTGCATCTCCTGCTCCACCCATTTCGTGGACATGACCAGTGCCCGTGAAGAGCGTCGCCTGGTGAAATTCGTGCGTGTGGACGACTAG
- a CDS encoding NADH:ubiquinone oxidoreductase yields MAPKPKIAFFDFAGCEGDQLQVANLEEKLLDLLEHVELVNFREVMTEASDDYDIAFVEGSITRPEDEVRLKEIRSKAKLVIALGACAAIGGVNCMKNFMDDMEVREIVYGDMARAYPTYAARPAKAVVHVDAEIPGCPIDGKEFLRVTKELLLGKPPTLPDYPVCVECKAAGNICRYEQGKLCLGIITRGGCGACCVSEGSHCWGCRGLAPDANLDAARYVMEDQAGFSRIQVQDLMRMYLGYTNAPL; encoded by the coding sequence ATGGCCCCCAAACCGAAAATTGCCTTTTTCGACTTCGCCGGCTGTGAAGGCGACCAGCTTCAGGTGGCAAACCTGGAGGAAAAACTGCTCGACCTGCTTGAGCACGTGGAACTGGTCAACTTCCGTGAAGTCATGACCGAGGCCTCCGACGACTACGACATTGCTTTCGTGGAAGGCTCCATCACCCGCCCCGAAGATGAAGTGCGCCTGAAGGAGATTCGCTCCAAGGCAAAACTGGTCATCGCTCTGGGCGCCTGCGCGGCCATCGGCGGCGTGAACTGCATGAAGAATTTCATGGACGACATGGAAGTGCGCGAAATCGTCTATGGCGACATGGCCCGTGCCTATCCGACATACGCTGCACGCCCGGCCAAGGCCGTTGTGCATGTGGATGCCGAAATTCCCGGTTGTCCCATCGATGGCAAGGAATTCCTGCGCGTGACCAAAGAGCTGTTGCTTGGCAAGCCGCCAACGTTGCCCGATTATCCGGTCTGCGTGGAATGCAAAGCCGCTGGCAACATCTGCCGCTATGAGCAGGGCAAGCTCTGCCTGGGCATCATCACCCGTGGCGGCTGCGGCGCATGCTGTGTCTCCGAGGGCTCCCATTGCTGGGGTTGCCGGGGGCTGGCTCCCGACGCCAATCTGGATGCTGCCCGTTATGTCATGGAAGACCAGGCCGGTTTCTCACGCATTCAGGTTCAGGACCTGATGCGCATGTACCTGGGCTACACCAACGCCCCCCTCTAG
- a CDS encoding FAD/NAD(P)-binding protein translates to MTPLKEFTPYAPRAATLVRKETLSDYVTLFEFNQDNGRPLAHKPGQFIQVSVYGVGEAPFSISSRPKAGSNSFEIAVRKIGAVTTALHNLEAGDKVGIRGPFGSSFPVQEFVGKDTIFVAGGLGYIPLRSLLRYQLRHRDEFGRIIVMIGCRSPEERIFINEIEDLAGRNDVEVLETVDCSNDSWTGNVGVITTLLPKVELDVENTYVAMVGPPIMYKFVIGSCVSDQCISPDRIYVSLERKMKCGLGKCGHCQINGISACVDGPVFRYTDIDLLKEAL, encoded by the coding sequence ATGACCCCACTGAAAGAGTTTACACCTTACGCGCCTCGCGCCGCGACCCTGGTTCGCAAGGAAACCCTGTCCGACTACGTGACCCTGTTCGAATTCAACCAGGACAATGGACGCCCTCTGGCCCACAAGCCCGGCCAGTTCATCCAAGTCTCGGTATACGGCGTGGGCGAGGCACCGTTCTCCATCAGCTCACGGCCCAAGGCTGGCAGCAACTCCTTTGAGATCGCCGTCCGCAAGATCGGTGCGGTGACCACCGCCCTGCACAATCTGGAAGCCGGTGACAAGGTCGGCATTCGGGGGCCGTTCGGCTCGTCCTTCCCGGTGCAGGAATTCGTGGGCAAGGACACCATCTTCGTGGCCGGAGGATTGGGATACATCCCCTTGCGCAGCCTGCTGCGCTACCAACTCCGCCACCGCGATGAATTCGGAAGGATCATTGTCATGATCGGCTGTCGCTCGCCCGAAGAACGCATCTTCATCAACGAAATTGAAGATCTCGCCGGACGAAACGATGTGGAGGTTCTGGAGACCGTGGACTGTTCCAACGACTCCTGGACGGGCAATGTGGGCGTCATCACCACGCTACTGCCCAAGGTGGAGCTGGATGTGGAAAACACCTACGTGGCCATGGTTGGCCCGCCTATCATGTACAAATTCGTCATTGGCAGTTGCGTCAGCGACCAGTGCATCTCGCCGGACAGAATCTATGTTTCCCTGGAACGCAAGATGAAATGCGGCCTAGGCAAATGCGGCCACTGCCAAATCAACGGCATCAGCGCCTGTGTTGACGGGCCGGTGTTCCGCTACACGGACATCGACCTGCTCAAGGAAGCCCTCTAG
- a CDS encoding 4Fe-4S dicluster domain-containing protein, whose product MAAYIVYQEQLPGLLKLWARRYGVHVPVDTGNGLYDFSPWSENTVIAWDYDVTVNPLKRYLLPPREELITFDLTDYSAKGVFEAPRQLLFGVHPYDLNAIAQMDQLMEAGSPDRNYLNRRENTVIFAMEPMRVAENSFWPSMGGGRSDIGFDLFWTRIGPATFFVEVGSKTGEDLLMAGGELPSASAPQHDAARRQREKIRESSDLSSLNVPWEELPKILSKSWNSPIWRERSTMCLACGSCNLVCPTCYCFDIKEEVDESLKTGRRWREWDACMLPSFALVAGGHNFRSRAAERYRHRYFRKGKYIYDLIGELGCVGCGRCIKACTARIANPLAVYNQLSEEAAR is encoded by the coding sequence ATGGCTGCCTACATCGTTTATCAAGAGCAACTCCCCGGCCTGCTCAAGCTCTGGGCACGGCGTTACGGCGTTCACGTTCCCGTGGACACTGGCAACGGGCTGTATGACTTCAGCCCCTGGAGCGAAAATACCGTCATCGCCTGGGATTATGACGTCACCGTCAATCCACTCAAGCGATACCTGCTCCCCCCCCGGGAAGAACTGATCACCTTCGATCTGACGGACTATTCCGCCAAAGGGGTCTTCGAAGCCCCCAGGCAACTGCTCTTCGGGGTGCATCCATATGACTTGAATGCCATCGCCCAGATGGATCAGTTGATGGAAGCCGGCAGCCCTGATCGCAACTATTTGAATCGCCGTGAAAACACCGTCATCTTCGCCATGGAACCCATGCGCGTTGCTGAGAATTCCTTCTGGCCAAGCATGGGCGGCGGGCGGTCCGACATCGGTTTCGATCTGTTCTGGACACGCATTGGCCCCGCGACATTCTTCGTGGAGGTCGGGTCCAAGACAGGAGAGGACCTGCTCATGGCCGGAGGCGAGTTGCCCAGCGCTTCAGCACCGCAACACGACGCGGCCAGACGCCAACGCGAAAAGATCCGTGAATCGAGCGATCTATCCAGTCTGAATGTCCCCTGGGAAGAGCTTCCCAAGATTCTGTCCAAGTCCTGGAACAGCCCCATCTGGCGCGAACGCTCCACCATGTGCCTGGCCTGTGGGTCATGCAACCTGGTCTGCCCCACCTGCTACTGTTTCGATATCAAGGAAGAAGTGGACGAATCGTTGAAAACGGGTCGCCGCTGGCGTGAATGGGACGCCTGCATGCTGCCGTCCTTCGCCTTGGTCGCAGGCGGGCACAACTTCCGTTCCCGTGCCGCAGAGCGCTATCGCCATCGTTATTTCCGCAAAGGCAAATACATCTACGACCTCATCGGAGAGTTGGGATGCGTAGGTTGCGGTCGTTGCATCAAGGCCTGCACCGCACGTATTGCCAACCCTCTGGCCGTATACAATCAGCTGTCGGAGGAGGCCGCCCGATGA